Proteins encoded within one genomic window of Actinoplanes octamycinicus:
- a CDS encoding mechanosensitive ion channel family protein yields the protein MLLLAPTPDPTVTVPTVDLTKSCDADSVCKWLLEHDVSPWLAKSGFVFVVKPLRVLVIVLIAMLIRWLLHRAISRLTASTSRAAMPALLKPLKERPDVTAEEAQFIPERRRQRAEAIGSVLRSFVSAVVFTMATLLVLGEFGFDLAPLLASAGIVGVALGFGAQSLVKDLIAGLFMLLEDQYGVGDTVDLGEATGVVESVGLRITTVRDTRGVLWYIRNGEIVRVGNKSQGWAMVVIDIPIGFVNSEEAVAVLKEAAVAVADHPEHQKEFIEPPDVVGVETLTVDGATIRTIAKTTADSQAIVQRELRRALTEALENTGLSERIAASRLVPRSAVPPSWYPGGENSSPSISEQRPGGAS from the coding sequence GTGCTGCTCCTCGCTCCAACCCCCGACCCGACCGTCACGGTCCCCACCGTCGACCTGACCAAGTCCTGCGACGCGGACTCGGTGTGCAAGTGGCTGCTCGAGCACGACGTGAGCCCCTGGCTGGCGAAAAGCGGCTTCGTGTTCGTGGTCAAACCGCTGCGGGTGCTCGTCATCGTCTTGATCGCGATGCTGATCCGGTGGCTGTTGCACCGCGCGATCAGCCGACTCACCGCCAGCACCTCCCGGGCCGCCATGCCGGCTCTGCTCAAACCGCTGAAGGAGCGGCCGGACGTCACGGCCGAGGAGGCACAGTTCATCCCGGAGCGCCGCCGCCAGCGGGCCGAGGCGATCGGCTCGGTGCTGCGCAGCTTCGTCAGCGCGGTGGTCTTCACCATGGCCACCCTGCTGGTGCTCGGTGAGTTCGGGTTCGACCTGGCCCCCCTGCTGGCCAGCGCCGGGATCGTCGGCGTCGCCCTCGGTTTCGGCGCGCAGAGCCTGGTCAAGGACCTGATCGCCGGCCTGTTCATGCTCCTGGAGGACCAGTACGGGGTGGGTGACACGGTCGACCTGGGCGAGGCCACCGGCGTGGTGGAGAGCGTCGGCCTGCGGATCACCACGGTCCGCGACACCCGCGGCGTGCTCTGGTACATCCGCAACGGCGAGATCGTCCGGGTCGGCAACAAGAGCCAGGGCTGGGCCATGGTGGTGATCGACATCCCGATCGGCTTCGTCAACTCGGAGGAGGCGGTCGCGGTGCTGAAGGAGGCCGCCGTCGCGGTCGCCGATCACCCGGAGCACCAGAAGGAGTTCATCGAGCCGCCGGACGTGGTCGGCGTGGAGACGCTGACCGTGGACGGCGCGACCATCCGGACCATCGCCAAGACCACCGCGGACAGCCAGGCCATCGTGCAGCGCGAGCTGCGCCGGGCGCTGACCGAGGCGCTGGAGAACACCGGCCTGTCCGAGCGGATCGCCGCGTCCCGGCTGGTCCCGCGCTCCGCGGTGCCGCCTTCCTGGTACCCGGGGGGCGAAAATTCCTCGCCTTCGATAAGTGAACAGCGGCCGGGCGGGGCGTCCTGA
- a CDS encoding HNH endonuclease: MPDIRPTVGSSALVLNATYEPLCVVSVRRATILVLTDKAECVSDGDGILHSAHEQLPVPSVVRLTRYVKVPYRTHVGLSRRAIFARDGGRCAYCRGSAETIDHVFPRSRGGLHAWENVVAACAKCNHSKGDKTPAELGWRLHSIPQAPRGVAWRVLGHRTPDPRWMDWLDLPDHHAALADAEAA, from the coding sequence ATGCCTGACATACGACCCACAGTGGGCTCTTCCGCGTTAGTGCTGAACGCTACCTACGAGCCGCTGTGCGTCGTATCGGTGCGTCGAGCGACCATCCTCGTGCTCACCGACAAGGCCGAGTGCGTGTCCGACGGTGACGGCATCCTGCACAGCGCGCACGAGCAACTCCCGGTCCCCTCGGTGGTCCGCCTCACCCGGTATGTGAAGGTGCCCTACCGCACCCACGTCGGCCTCTCCCGCCGCGCCATCTTCGCCCGCGACGGCGGCCGCTGCGCCTACTGCCGGGGTTCCGCCGAGACCATCGACCACGTCTTCCCGCGCAGCCGCGGCGGCCTGCACGCCTGGGAGAACGTGGTGGCCGCCTGCGCCAAGTGCAACCACAGCAAGGGCGACAAGACCCCCGCCGAGCTGGGCTGGCGGCTTCATTCCATACCGCAGGCGCCACGCGGGGTGGCCTGGCGGGTGCTCGGGCACCGCACGCCCGATCCCCGCTGGATGGACTGGCTGGATCTGCCCGACCACCACGCCGCCTTGGCTGACGCCGAGGCGGCGTGA
- a CDS encoding class F sortase, which produces MPESVVGKQPAQVVAAPLPGVVTGPLPTPPSQAGRSRRKPVHPGRPRRRRRRRTLGIGWIALVMFFIGLFAVGMGLGVATGFDLGMFRDPDQPPPREFPVLDPSRPQRLAIPDLRVDAPVLEVGRAGDGSVEVPPLKRHNEVGWFDGGPTPGQFGPALFVGHADTRTGPSVFHDLGRLKPGQPIEVRRADGTVAVFEVNSVEHYDKDRLPVHRVYGDYSRPSLRLMTCGGKWLGGDQGYSDNVVVYASLVDSR; this is translated from the coding sequence GTGCCCGAGTCCGTCGTCGGCAAACAACCCGCCCAGGTGGTCGCCGCCCCGCTGCCCGGCGTGGTGACCGGCCCGCTGCCCACGCCGCCGTCCCAGGCCGGCCGGAGCCGGCGGAAACCGGTGCATCCGGGCCGGCCGCGCCGCCGCCGCCGGCGCCGGACGCTCGGCATCGGCTGGATCGCGCTGGTCATGTTCTTCATCGGACTGTTCGCGGTCGGCATGGGACTCGGCGTGGCCACCGGCTTCGACCTGGGGATGTTCCGCGACCCGGACCAGCCGCCGCCGCGCGAGTTCCCGGTGCTCGACCCGAGCCGGCCGCAGCGGCTGGCCATTCCGGACCTGCGGGTGGACGCGCCGGTGCTGGAGGTCGGACGGGCCGGGGACGGGTCGGTGGAGGTGCCGCCGCTGAAACGGCACAACGAGGTCGGCTGGTTCGACGGCGGGCCGACGCCCGGGCAGTTCGGGCCGGCGCTGTTCGTCGGGCACGCGGACACCCGTACCGGGCCGTCGGTCTTCCACGACCTGGGGCGGCTCAAGCCGGGCCAGCCGATCGAGGTGCGCCGGGCGGACGGCACGGTCGCCGTCTTCGAGGTCAACTCGGTGGAGCACTACGACAAGGACCGGCTACCCGTGCACCGCGTCTACGGCGACTACAGCCGGCCCTCGCTGCGGCTGATGACCTGCGGCGGGAAATGGCTCGGGGGCGACCAGGGCTACTCGGACAACGTGGTCGTCTACGCGTCCCTGGTCGACTCCCGATAA
- the ctaJ gene encoding aa3-type cytochrome oxidase subunit CtaJ encodes MSVITTILVYVIIPAAVIGTVAVIVFAGSDKGKPSKRYRPGRPYEFAPMWFMASPAKAVAAGHGHETPAIERGLVIEDSSGAPVRPGPTGGASDKW; translated from the coding sequence TTGTCTGTCATCACCACCATTCTGGTCTATGTGATCATCCCGGCCGCGGTCATCGGCACGGTGGCGGTCATCGTGTTCGCCGGTTCCGACAAGGGCAAGCCGTCCAAGCGGTACCGTCCCGGCCGGCCCTACGAGTTCGCCCCGATGTGGTTCATGGCCTCGCCCGCCAAGGCCGTCGCGGCCGGTCACGGCCATGAGACTCCGGCGATCGAGCGTGGACTCGTCATCGAGGACAGTTCCGGCGCTCCGGTCCGGCCCGGCCCGACAGGAGGCGCAAGTGACAAGTGGTGA
- a CDS encoding DUF5130 family protein, which yields MTSGELVETGREGPFTTRQLLRLDEALRIADQATGLTFSIYLGELEEPLRESAEKLHSQIANPHKAVLIAVSPGQRRLEIVTGDEARKRITDRDAKLAAFGMAGSFSGGDLVGGLMIGLDQLASHAGKA from the coding sequence GTGACAAGTGGTGAGCTGGTCGAGACCGGCCGCGAGGGCCCGTTCACGACCCGCCAGCTGCTGCGTCTCGACGAGGCGCTGCGGATCGCCGACCAGGCGACCGGCCTGACCTTCAGCATCTACCTCGGTGAGCTGGAGGAGCCGCTGCGCGAGTCCGCGGAGAAACTGCACAGCCAGATCGCGAACCCGCACAAGGCGGTGCTGATCGCGGTCTCGCCGGGCCAGCGCCGGCTGGAGATCGTCACCGGCGACGAGGCCCGTAAGCGGATCACCGACCGGGACGCGAAACTGGCCGCCTTCGGCATGGCCGGCTCGTTCTCCGGCGGCGACCTGGTCGGCGGCCTGATGATCGGGCTGGATCAGCTGGCCTCACACGCCGGCAAGGCCTGA
- a CDS encoding Uma2 family endonuclease encodes MLSQGSPVRWTAPDGRWTEPDLHLFPQDGHRYEIVDGSLHVTPPPLDTAHDAAVDAVVLALRAAAPPDWWVCARLGVEIDTSSLVPDVTVLRPRSSGGIWVDPADVALAVEVESPETQRYDRLLKPAVYASAGIPGYWRVEPGVALTVYALDGSAYRQVQRIEGAELVKLDAPYPIRVNCF; translated from the coding sequence ATGCTGAGCCAGGGCTCACCGGTGCGATGGACCGCACCGGACGGCCGGTGGACCGAGCCCGACCTGCACCTGTTCCCGCAGGACGGGCATCGGTACGAGATCGTCGACGGCAGCCTGCACGTCACCCCGCCCCCGCTGGACACGGCGCACGACGCCGCGGTCGACGCGGTGGTGCTCGCCCTGCGCGCGGCCGCCCCGCCGGACTGGTGGGTCTGCGCCCGGCTCGGCGTGGAGATCGACACCAGCAGCCTGGTGCCGGACGTGACCGTGCTGCGCCCGCGCTCGTCCGGCGGGATCTGGGTCGACCCGGCCGACGTGGCCCTGGCGGTCGAGGTGGAGTCACCCGAGACGCAGCGGTACGACCGGCTGCTCAAACCCGCGGTGTACGCGTCGGCCGGCATCCCCGGTTACTGGCGGGTGGAGCCGGGCGTGGCGCTGACGGTCTACGCGCTGGACGGCTCGGCCTATCGGCAGGTGCAACGGATCGAGGGCGCCGAGTTGGTGAAACTCGACGCCCCGTACCCGATCCGGGTGAATTGTTTCTGA
- the pepN gene encoding aminopeptidase N translates to MAGVHNLTQVEAAERSRLLEVTGYDITLDLTDGSGNPGSDTFRSTTTVTFRCSEPGAETFIEAAAAKLHGATLNGTPLDLSTWSAERGLPLPGLAETNVLVVDGDFAYSASGQGLQRSVDPVDKEIYLYSQFETADAQRVYAAFDQPDLKSVFTWHVTAPNHWKVVSNMPVDREEPVGPGARTVHFTESARMSTYITAICAGPYHEVRDSHDGIELGVFCRASMARYLDADDLFLITKQGFDFFHEQFGVRYPLPKYDQLWVPDFNAGAMENFGCVTHAEAHYIFRSQVTDYEYEQRANTILHELAHMWFGDLVTMRWWNDLWLNESFAEWASHWCNTHATRFTDAWSTFLSIRKAWGYRQDQLSSTHPVYCEMPDLEAVEVNFDGITYAKGASVIKQLVAYVGLDPFLTGLRAYFTKHAWGNATFDDLLTELEAASGRELRKFAAQWLETAQVNTLRPVVELDDQERYTSVAVLQEAPAGYPTLRTHRIGIGLYDLDGDRLVRRDRIEVDVTGDRTEITALAGVKAPDVLLLNDDDLTYAKLRLDERSMGALVKHIAGFESSLPRALCWAAAWDMLRDAELAARDYVELVCSGLPAETDINLTTATLRQAASALVSFADPAWAPTGWAMLAELAATQLAAAEPGSGWQLTWARAYITAARTPEQAAVLRGWLSGGEKPAGLVVDTELRWSLLQALSAIGAAAESEIDDELAGDKTASGEREAAIARALLPTPENKARVWAELTGPQTPPNWLNRSLLQGFQSTRQVALTAPYAEKFFAVVGEVWARSDSEPAQEFATLAYPTFQISEETVALTDAWLAQEGHPASLRRLVAEGRDGILRALKARAKDQAAG, encoded by the coding sequence GTGGCCGGTGTTCACAACCTGACCCAGGTCGAGGCCGCCGAGCGGAGTCGATTGCTCGAGGTGACCGGTTACGACATCACCCTCGATCTGACCGACGGAAGCGGCAACCCCGGGTCCGACACCTTCCGCTCCACCACCACCGTTACCTTCCGGTGCAGCGAGCCGGGCGCCGAGACGTTCATCGAGGCCGCCGCGGCGAAACTGCACGGCGCCACGCTGAACGGCACGCCGCTCGACCTGAGCACCTGGTCGGCCGAGCGCGGCCTGCCGCTGCCCGGCCTGGCGGAGACCAACGTCCTCGTCGTCGACGGCGACTTCGCCTACTCGGCGAGCGGGCAGGGCCTGCAGCGCAGCGTCGACCCGGTGGACAAGGAGATCTACCTCTACAGCCAGTTCGAGACCGCGGACGCCCAGCGGGTGTACGCGGCGTTCGACCAGCCCGACCTGAAGAGCGTGTTCACCTGGCACGTGACCGCGCCGAACCACTGGAAAGTGGTCTCGAACATGCCGGTCGACCGGGAGGAGCCGGTCGGGCCGGGCGCGCGGACCGTCCACTTCACCGAGTCGGCGCGGATGAGCACCTACATCACGGCGATCTGCGCCGGGCCGTACCACGAGGTCCGCGACTCGCACGACGGCATCGAGCTGGGCGTCTTCTGCCGCGCCTCGATGGCCCGCTACCTGGACGCCGACGACCTGTTCCTGATCACCAAGCAGGGCTTCGACTTCTTCCACGAGCAGTTCGGGGTGCGGTACCCGCTGCCCAAGTACGACCAGCTGTGGGTGCCGGACTTCAACGCCGGCGCGATGGAGAACTTCGGCTGCGTGACCCACGCCGAGGCGCACTACATCTTCCGCTCGCAGGTCACCGACTACGAGTACGAGCAGCGCGCCAACACCATCCTGCACGAGCTCGCCCACATGTGGTTCGGCGACCTGGTGACCATGCGCTGGTGGAACGACCTGTGGCTGAACGAGTCGTTCGCCGAGTGGGCGAGCCACTGGTGCAACACGCACGCCACCCGGTTCACCGACGCCTGGTCGACCTTCCTGTCCATCCGCAAGGCCTGGGGTTACCGGCAGGACCAGCTCTCCTCCACCCACCCGGTGTACTGCGAGATGCCGGACCTGGAGGCGGTCGAGGTCAACTTCGACGGGATCACCTACGCCAAGGGCGCCAGCGTGATCAAGCAGCTGGTCGCGTACGTCGGCCTGGACCCGTTCCTGACCGGCCTGCGGGCGTACTTCACCAAGCACGCCTGGGGCAACGCCACCTTCGACGACCTGCTCACCGAGCTGGAGGCGGCGTCCGGCCGGGAGCTGCGCAAGTTCGCCGCGCAGTGGCTGGAGACCGCGCAGGTCAACACGCTGCGCCCGGTCGTCGAGCTGGACGACCAGGAGCGCTACACCAGCGTGGCGGTGCTGCAGGAGGCGCCGGCCGGCTACCCGACGCTGCGTACCCACCGGATCGGGATCGGCCTCTACGACCTGGACGGGGACCGCCTGGTGCGGCGGGACCGGATCGAGGTCGACGTGACCGGCGACCGGACCGAGATCACCGCGCTGGCCGGGGTGAAGGCGCCGGACGTGCTGCTGCTCAACGACGACGACCTGACCTACGCGAAACTGCGCCTGGACGAGCGCTCGATGGGCGCGCTGGTCAAGCACATCGCCGGGTTCGAGTCGTCGCTGCCGCGGGCGCTGTGCTGGGCCGCGGCCTGGGACATGCTGCGCGACGCCGAGCTGGCCGCCCGCGACTACGTGGAGCTGGTCTGCTCCGGCCTGCCGGCCGAGACCGACATCAACCTGACCACCGCCACCCTGCGGCAGGCGGCCAGCGCGCTGGTCAGCTTCGCCGACCCGGCCTGGGCGCCGACCGGCTGGGCGATGCTGGCCGAGCTGGCCGCCACCCAGCTGGCCGCCGCCGAGCCGGGCAGCGGCTGGCAGCTGACCTGGGCGCGGGCCTACATCACCGCGGCCCGCACGCCGGAGCAGGCGGCCGTGCTGCGCGGCTGGCTCAGCGGCGGGGAGAAACCGGCCGGCCTGGTGGTCGACACCGAGCTGCGCTGGTCGCTGCTGCAGGCGCTGTCCGCGATCGGCGCGGCGGCCGAGTCGGAGATCGACGACGAGCTGGCCGGGGACAAGACCGCGAGCGGCGAGCGGGAGGCGGCGATCGCCCGCGCGCTGCTGCCCACCCCGGAGAACAAGGCCCGGGTGTGGGCCGAGCTGACCGGGCCGCAGACCCCGCCGAACTGGCTGAACCGGTCGCTGCTGCAGGGCTTCCAGAGCACCCGCCAGGTGGCCCTGACGGCGCCGTACGCGGAGAAGTTCTTCGCCGTGGTGGGTGAGGTGTGGGCCCGCTCGGACAGCGAGCCGGCGCAGGAGTTCGCCACCCTGGCCTACCCGACGTTCCAGATCAGCGAGGAGACGGTCGCGCTGACCGACGCCTGGCTGGCCCAGGAGGGGCACCCGGCGTCGCTGCGCCGGCTGGTCGCCGAGGGCCGGGACGGGATCCTGCGGGCGCTCAAGGCCCGCGCGAAGGACCAGGCCGCCGGCTGA
- a CDS encoding mycothiol-dependent nitroreductase Rv2466c family protein, with protein MTERATVDMWFDPICPWAWMTSRWLLEVEKVRDLDVRFHVMSLSVLNEGRDLPEQYRDLMSKGWGPVRVCIAAAETAGPEALRDLYTAFGTRIHLQKYELDEKLYREALTEVGLDPELAAAADTDRYDEALRTSHNAGMKPVGTDVGTPVIHAPGPNPDEKIAFFGPVVTPAPKGEAAGKLWDGVLLVAGTPGFYEIKRSREIGPIFD; from the coding sequence ATGACTGAACGCGCCACCGTCGACATGTGGTTCGACCCCATCTGCCCGTGGGCCTGGATGACCTCCCGTTGGCTGCTCGAGGTGGAGAAGGTCCGTGACCTCGACGTCCGTTTCCACGTGATGAGCCTGTCGGTGCTCAACGAGGGCCGCGACCTCCCTGAGCAGTACCGCGACCTGATGTCCAAGGGCTGGGGCCCGGTCCGGGTCTGCATCGCCGCCGCCGAGACGGCCGGCCCGGAGGCGCTGCGTGACCTCTACACCGCCTTCGGCACCCGGATCCACCTGCAGAAGTACGAGCTGGACGAGAAGCTCTACCGGGAGGCGCTGACCGAGGTCGGGCTGGACCCGGAGCTGGCCGCGGCGGCCGACACCGACCGGTACGACGAGGCCCTGCGGACCAGCCACAACGCCGGGATGAAGCCGGTCGGCACGGACGTGGGTACCCCGGTGATCCACGCGCCGGGGCCGAACCCGGACGAGAAGATCGCCTTCTTCGGGCCGGTGGTCACCCCGGCGCCCAAGGGCGAGGCGGCCGGCAAGCTGTGGGACGGCGTGCTGCTGGTGGCCGGCACCCCGGGCTTCTACGAGATCAAGCGGAGCCGGGAGATCGGTCCGATTTTCGATTAG
- a CDS encoding DUF1015 family protein — MTVVHPISRAWITTGGTGAQNYDEFADDAEITDIITAAPHSALAVEMPHLAPESLGKTFAESLPDAVVRLERDKSEGHYRQAEHVVVLYRITAKDEAPAYGLWSMVDTDQISTSADEPGLVIRNEDVFIAKVRERVALADALQTLLSPVLLLQTGKGEELHAALAEACDAAGEPAATDTDQSGRTHAIWVLGPGAEQDRLTELAGGGELVVADGNHRSLAAQTGGLPRFLAVITTPASVAIQPYNRLISELPATPDELLERLRAAGATVTELPRAAELPAKGTIEMYAGGRSYAVGLPSDPAGTAVENLDHALVERVLLRDVLGLDPGDKRISYIGGDYPVEWLRDEVDNGRAELAVLIAPVTVEDFVEVNLARLKLPRKSTWFTPKARGGLVLAQLG, encoded by the coding sequence ATGACGGTCGTGCACCCGATCAGCCGGGCCTGGATCACCACTGGCGGTACCGGAGCCCAGAACTACGACGAGTTCGCCGACGACGCCGAAATCACCGACATCATCACGGCTGCCCCGCACAGCGCGCTGGCCGTGGAAATGCCGCATCTCGCGCCCGAGTCCCTCGGCAAGACCTTCGCGGAATCCCTCCCGGACGCTGTCGTCCGGCTGGAGCGCGACAAGTCCGAGGGCCACTACCGGCAGGCTGAGCACGTCGTGGTGCTCTACCGGATCACCGCGAAGGACGAGGCGCCCGCCTACGGCCTGTGGAGCATGGTCGACACCGACCAGATCTCCACCAGCGCCGACGAGCCGGGCCTGGTCATCCGCAACGAGGACGTCTTCATCGCCAAGGTCCGCGAGCGGGTGGCGCTCGCCGACGCGCTGCAGACCCTGCTCTCCCCGGTGCTGCTGCTGCAGACCGGCAAGGGCGAGGAGCTGCACGCGGCGCTGGCCGAGGCCTGCGACGCCGCGGGCGAGCCGGCCGCCACCGACACCGACCAGAGCGGCCGGACGCACGCCATCTGGGTGCTCGGCCCGGGCGCCGAGCAGGACCGGCTCACCGAGCTGGCCGGCGGAGGCGAGCTGGTGGTCGCCGACGGCAACCACCGCAGCCTGGCCGCCCAGACCGGTGGCCTGCCGCGCTTCCTCGCGGTGATCACCACGCCCGCCTCGGTCGCCATCCAGCCGTACAACCGCCTGATCAGCGAGCTCCCGGCCACTCCGGACGAGCTGCTGGAGCGGCTGCGCGCGGCCGGCGCGACGGTCACCGAGCTGCCGCGCGCCGCGGAGCTGCCCGCCAAGGGCACGATCGAGATGTACGCCGGGGGCCGCTCCTACGCGGTCGGCCTCCCGTCCGACCCGGCCGGTACGGCGGTGGAGAACCTGGACCACGCGCTGGTCGAGCGGGTGCTGCTGCGCGACGTGCTGGGCCTGGACCCGGGCGACAAGCGGATCTCCTACATCGGTGGCGACTACCCGGTCGAGTGGCTGCGCGACGAGGTCGACAACGGCCGCGCCGAGCTGGCGGTGCTGATCGCCCCGGTGACCGTGGAGGACTTCGTCGAGGTCAACCTGGCCCGGCTGAAGCTGCCGCGGAAGAGCACCTGGTTCACCCCGAAGGCGCGGGGCGGACTCGTCCTGGCGCAGCTCGGCTGA
- a CDS encoding alpha/beta hydrolase → MLHPQVTAAAKLRRRPSAEQLSASPYDQLQFARAAMEESNEAETGPALPLPVVVDLDAGGVPCRLYATRPDAPVFVYLHGGGWCYGSIETVDRFCRRVADRSGLAVLSVGYRLAPEHVHPAALDDAATVLDHVRKNGAELGVDPSRLAIGGDSAGGHLATVTARRQRDAGTPVDFQALIYPALDPLTSAESYDEVGEYGLDRASMKLAWETFVPDPARRLTPDVAPLAVADLSGMPATLIITAEYDALRDEGADYADALVAAGVPVVHTRYMGMNHGFARKIATIDAARAAADQVASALRAALTF, encoded by the coding sequence ATGCTCCATCCGCAGGTGACGGCGGCGGCGAAACTTCGCCGCCGCCCCTCCGCCGAGCAGCTCTCGGCGAGCCCCTACGACCAGCTCCAGTTCGCCCGTGCGGCGATGGAGGAGTCCAACGAGGCGGAGACCGGCCCGGCCCTGCCGCTGCCGGTCGTCGTCGACCTGGACGCCGGCGGCGTGCCCTGCCGGCTCTACGCCACCCGGCCGGACGCCCCGGTCTTCGTCTACCTGCACGGCGGCGGCTGGTGTTACGGCAGCATCGAGACGGTGGACCGGTTCTGCCGCCGGGTCGCCGACCGGTCTGGTCTCGCGGTGCTCTCGGTGGGCTACCGGCTCGCCCCGGAGCACGTCCACCCGGCCGCGCTGGACGACGCCGCCACGGTGCTCGACCACGTCCGCAAGAACGGCGCCGAGCTGGGTGTCGACCCGTCCCGGTTGGCGATCGGCGGGGACAGCGCGGGCGGCCACCTGGCCACCGTCACCGCTCGCCGGCAGCGGGACGCCGGCACCCCGGTCGACTTCCAGGCGCTGATCTACCCGGCCCTCGACCCGCTCACCTCCGCCGAGTCCTACGACGAGGTGGGGGAGTACGGCCTGGACCGCGCCTCGATGAAGCTGGCCTGGGAGACCTTCGTCCCGGACCCGGCGCGGCGGCTCACCCCGGACGTGGCCCCGCTCGCCGTCGCCGACCTGTCCGGGATGCCGGCCACCCTGATCATCACGGCCGAGTACGACGCGCTCCGCGACGAGGGCGCCGATTACGCGGACGCGCTGGTCGCCGCCGGGGTGCCGGTGGTGCACACCCGCTACATGGGGATGAACCACGGCTTCGCCCGCAAGATCGCCACGATCGACGCGGCCCGGGCGGCGGCCGATCAGGTGGCCTCCGCCCTGCGGGCCGCGTTGACCTTCTAG
- the rpiA gene encoding ribose 5-phosphate isomerase A, which translates to MQWKNRPNGLTWSGVIKNEEAKREAAARLAAELQDGQTVGIGSGSTSFLTLQALAARAEREGLSFTAIPTSIEVANACAALGLRTATLNEVRPDWCFDGADEVDAKKRLIKGRGGALYQEKLMMAAAPKAFIVVDQSKIVDRLGQNFAAPVEIDPAALSLIFEQLQDFPGLEEVTLRPAGGKDGPVITERGNLTLDLRFSEIADDAHTRLKQMSGVVETGLFFGYDFELILAG; encoded by the coding sequence ATGCAGTGGAAGAACCGCCCCAACGGCCTGACCTGGTCAGGTGTCATCAAGAACGAGGAAGCCAAGCGGGAGGCGGCGGCCCGGCTGGCCGCCGAGTTGCAGGACGGGCAGACGGTCGGCATCGGCTCCGGCTCGACCAGCTTCCTGACCCTGCAGGCGCTGGCCGCGCGCGCCGAGCGGGAGGGCCTGTCCTTCACCGCGATCCCCACCTCGATCGAGGTGGCGAACGCGTGTGCCGCGCTGGGCCTGCGCACCGCGACGCTGAACGAGGTCCGGCCGGACTGGTGCTTCGACGGCGCCGACGAGGTGGACGCGAAGAAGCGGCTGATCAAGGGCCGGGGCGGCGCGCTCTACCAGGAGAAACTGATGATGGCCGCGGCACCGAAGGCGTTCATCGTGGTCGACCAGTCCAAGATCGTGGACCGGCTGGGGCAGAATTTCGCGGCCCCGGTGGAGATCGACCCGGCCGCGCTCAGCCTCATCTTCGAGCAGCTGCAGGACTTCCCCGGCCTGGAGGAGGTCACCCTGCGCCCGGCCGGGGGCAAGGACGGCCCGGTCATCACCGAGCGCGGCAACCTCACCCTCGACCTGCGGTTCAGCGAGATCGCCGACGACGCCCACACCCGCCTCAAGCAGATGTCCGGCGTCGTCGAGACCGGCCTCTTCTTCGGGTACGACTTCGAACTGATCCTGGCCGGTTGA